In one Dehalogenimonas formicexedens genomic region, the following are encoded:
- a CDS encoding helix-turn-helix domain-containing protein, whose product MDAKLIGSRLKAARESLGFTQEHVAKFLGIKREVISYIETGARPISTVTLSKIADLYGYRASHFVQEAPLAPEPQVSMAFRVSDLSDCDISIIAQVNKIAMNLDKLSAMLEDNHCV is encoded by the coding sequence ATGGATGCGAAATTGATTGGAAGCCGATTGAAAGCTGCTAGAGAAAGCCTGGGATTCACTCAAGAACATGTGGCTAAGTTTCTTGGGATAAAAAGGGAAGTCATATCTTACATCGAAACTGGAGCGCGCCCAATTAGTACCGTTACATTAAGTAAAATTGCTGATCTATATGGCTACCGAGCGTCCCATTTCGTTCAAGAAGCTCCCCTTGCTCCAGAACCCCAAGTTTCAATGGCCTTTAGAGTCAGTGATTTGAGCGATTGTGATATTTCAATAATTGCCCAGGTCAACAAAATCGCGATGAATTTGGACAAACTATCTGCAATGTTGGAAGACAACCATTGTGTCTGA
- a CDS encoding recombinase family protein — protein sequence MVNQILATNNSCLIAKTDVKFRDPILKESPMPPTLKAAIYCRVSTDDQEREGTSLQTQQAACEEYCQRKGYNVTHRFIEAYSGLTLDRPKLRDLQGKARSHDFDVIVIYCLDRMTRNPTHGVILGEDFTRLGIKLEAVTETIESSELGKLISYVKGYASNLEAERIKERTMRGKMAHVKAGKLPQGTGIGVYGYQWNKDTGRRTIIEHEAKTVLRIFADVIAGKSVNSIALSLNKDEIPTKSGSLWFPLTVRRIALNSTYAGLTYYGQTKRVGKNKVIAQPKENWVLLPDVTPPIITQEMFNKAQEAIKNRHEVRPLKQNAAYLLTGFMRCPKCGSTIGGTMLSGKYRYYQCRGSKPTATRAKICDAGYIKADEIEENVWYRLISVATEPLKMDGINTTEDDSTNLLPILDKQIKELRVKLKAYPQKEKNLYGLLTHEQVTSEYVLEAVSKLKERLAEDEQQLKGLVETRKRIGASAQIALSSEQKNSLVLEKLFEATTIEDRRRWLQAMRVKIIAQPGSFKMMCFYDAKIDYADFLENPDADLESGDPMPDVNQPVYADYAKSVKDLVTIERTSGCAWSYEGDSIPFQRTLRPA from the coding sequence ATGGTAAATCAGATATTGGCAACAAATAATTCTTGTCTTATCGCTAAAACCGATGTAAAGTTCCGAGATCCGATTTTGAAGGAGTCGCCAATGCCCCCAACCTTGAAGGCAGCTATTTACTGTCGGGTGAGCACCGATGACCAAGAGAGGGAAGGAACAAGCCTGCAGACCCAACAAGCGGCTTGTGAGGAGTATTGCCAGAGGAAAGGCTACAACGTCACCCATCGGTTTATTGAGGCTTACTCAGGTTTAACTCTTGACCGTCCTAAACTTCGAGACCTCCAAGGTAAAGCAAGATCCCACGATTTTGATGTTATTGTCATTTATTGCCTTGACCGAATGACAAGGAATCCGACCCACGGCGTCATCCTGGGTGAGGACTTCACCAGGCTGGGGATTAAACTTGAGGCCGTTACCGAAACCATTGAGAGTAGCGAATTGGGAAAACTGATTAGCTACGTCAAAGGGTATGCCTCGAACCTTGAAGCCGAGCGAATTAAAGAGCGCACAATGCGCGGCAAGATGGCGCACGTTAAAGCCGGGAAATTACCACAAGGAACGGGCATCGGCGTTTATGGCTACCAGTGGAACAAGGACACCGGACGCCGGACGATCATTGAGCATGAGGCAAAAACGGTGCTGCGAATCTTTGCCGATGTTATCGCCGGAAAGAGTGTTAACAGTATTGCCCTATCACTGAACAAGGATGAGATACCGACTAAATCAGGTTCTCTTTGGTTCCCATTGACAGTTAGAAGGATTGCACTTAATTCGACCTATGCCGGATTAACTTATTATGGCCAGACAAAGCGAGTTGGCAAGAATAAGGTCATTGCTCAACCCAAAGAAAACTGGGTGCTTCTCCCCGATGTCACCCCGCCCATCATCACCCAAGAGATGTTCAATAAGGCACAGGAAGCAATCAAAAATAGGCATGAAGTCAGACCACTTAAACAAAACGCCGCGTATTTGCTAACGGGTTTCATGCGTTGCCCGAAATGTGGCTCAACTATCGGCGGGACTATGTTATCGGGAAAATATCGTTATTATCAGTGTCGCGGGTCCAAGCCGACAGCAACAAGGGCAAAGATTTGCGACGCCGGTTATATCAAGGCCGATGAGATAGAGGAGAATGTTTGGTATAGGTTGATTAGTGTCGCCACCGAACCATTGAAAATGGACGGAATCAATACCACAGAAGATGATTCAACAAACCTTTTGCCGATTCTGGATAAACAAATTAAAGAGTTGAGGGTAAAACTCAAAGCTTATCCCCAGAAAGAAAAGAACCTTTATGGATTGCTCACGCACGAACAGGTTACTAGTGAGTATGTTCTTGAAGCTGTGAGCAAGCTTAAAGAGAGACTAGCTGAGGACGAACAACAACTTAAAGGCTTGGTTGAGACGCGGAAACGGATTGGCGCATCGGCTCAAATAGCACTTAGTTCAGAGCAGAAAAATAGCCTAGTGTTAGAAAAGTTGTTTGAAGCCACCACCATTGAGGATAGGCGCCGATGGCTTCAGGCAATGAGAGTGAAAATAATCGCCCAGCCGGGCAGTTTCAAGATGATGTGCTTTTACGATGCCAAAATCGATTATGCGGATTTCCTCGAAAATCCGGACGCCGACTTAGAAAGTGGCGACCCGATGCCTGACGTTAACCAGCCTGTGTACGCCGACTATGCCAAAAGTGTTAAGGATTTAGTCACCATTGAACGAACATCGGGATGTGCGTGGAGTTACGAGGGAGATTCAATCCCATTTCAGCGAACGCTAAGGCCAGCATAG
- a CDS encoding ImmA/IrrE family metallo-endopeptidase has translation MSETLARQLAIETRLKLGLQSIEYLDVLRSIEAFNICCIKRPLESSISGATVKTQRVRCIFVNSSKTLGHQHFTIAHELFHCLCDTELVNRLCKTEQLSNPAQNEELADLFAKHLLMPEDGILYQLMQLGIKDKPLTLSNIVNLEQFFGVSRRSMCRRLEGMKLISRDETNNFCLDVISGVLRLGKPVDLYKPTNDKVLISDYAAKAQQAFDCNLITASKYEEILADADLLDIINQEDTLDVVD, from the coding sequence GTGTCTGAAACCTTAGCGCGACAATTAGCAATCGAAACTAGGCTGAAGCTAGGCCTGCAATCAATCGAATATCTCGACGTATTAAGATCGATTGAAGCTTTCAATATCTGCTGTATAAAACGTCCACTTGAGAGCTCTATTTCAGGGGCTACCGTAAAGACACAGAGGGTTAGGTGCATATTCGTAAATTCCTCGAAAACTCTTGGGCACCAACACTTCACCATCGCCCATGAGTTATTCCATTGCCTCTGCGATACTGAGTTAGTGAACCGCCTTTGTAAAACCGAGCAACTGTCTAATCCAGCCCAAAACGAGGAGTTGGCAGATCTCTTCGCAAAGCATCTATTAATGCCCGAAGATGGTATCCTCTATCAATTGATGCAACTTGGCATCAAGGATAAGCCGCTCACCCTATCGAATATAGTAAATCTGGAGCAATTCTTCGGAGTAAGCCGGCGCTCAATGTGTCGGCGGCTCGAAGGCATGAAGCTTATTTCTCGTGATGAGACTAACAACTTTTGTTTGGACGTCATAAGCGGTGTTCTGAGGTTAGGTAAGCCCGTTGATTTATACAAGCCTACGAATGATAAAGTTCTGATCTCGGATTATGCCGCGAAAGCCCAACAGGCATTTGACTGCAATCTGATAACAGCATCCAAATACGAGGAAATTTTAGCTGATGCAGACCTACTCGATATAATCAACCAGGAAGATACTCTTGACGTTGTTGATTGA
- a CDS encoding helix-turn-helix domain-containing protein encodes MKEGNLVGKRVREARLAAKPPVTQEDLVARLQIQGLDLNQTMISKIERGQRSVSDYELLALAKALKVKAAWLLEGDESEATR; translated from the coding sequence ATGAAAGAGGGCAATCTAGTGGGAAAGAGGGTACGTGAGGCTCGCTTAGCTGCTAAGCCACCTGTCACCCAGGAAGACCTTGTCGCCCGGCTTCAAATCCAAGGGTTAGACCTTAATCAAACCATGATCTCGAAGATCGAAAGAGGGCAAAGGTCAGTTTCGGATTATGAGTTACTAGCTTTAGCAAAGGCTTTGAAGGTTAAAGCCGCTTGGCTACTCGAAGGGGATGAGAGCGAAGCAACTCGTTGA